From one Sphingomonas sp. BT-65 genomic stretch:
- a CDS encoding DNA-binding domain-containing protein, whose translation MTLLALQRDFRAWLVDENGGAARRFGASAGPGLRVYQNNYRAQLVGCLEASFARTRAWIGYEAFVVAAVTHIDRVPPSSWTLDAYARDFPATLRILYPDDPEIVELAWLELALEEAFVGPDARALTMADLAEIDWDRAILHLTPTLDLGDMATDAPAIWSALAAGETPPAAERLDAAGAVLVWRRDQVSCFRAVDHYERQALVQLRAGLSFAELCQSAVDAFGEQEGIARAGRWLACWVNEGLVVGFQERHGA comes from the coding sequence ATGACGCTGCTCGCACTTCAACGCGACTTCCGCGCCTGGCTAGTCGACGAGAATGGCGGCGCTGCCCGCCGGTTCGGCGCTTCCGCAGGCCCGGGCCTTCGTGTCTACCAGAACAATTATCGCGCGCAGCTCGTCGGTTGCCTGGAGGCAAGTTTCGCGCGGACGCGGGCGTGGATCGGGTACGAGGCGTTCGTCGTCGCAGCCGTGACTCATATCGATCGCGTGCCTCCGAGCAGCTGGACGCTGGATGCCTATGCACGCGATTTTCCGGCGACGCTGCGCATTCTCTATCCCGATGATCCGGAAATAGTGGAGCTGGCCTGGCTCGAACTCGCGCTGGAAGAAGCCTTTGTCGGCCCGGACGCGCGGGCGCTCACGATGGCGGACCTCGCCGAAATCGACTGGGACAGGGCGATTCTCCACCTGACACCGACGCTCGATCTTGGTGATATGGCGACCGATGCCCCGGCGATATGGTCCGCGCTGGCCGCCGGCGAGACGCCCCCCGCGGCCGAGCGTCTCGACGCGGCCGGCGCGGTGCTCGTCTGGCGGCGGGACCAGGTTTCATGCTTCCGTGCTGTCGATCACTATGAGCGTCAGGCACTTGTCCAACTACGCGCGGGGCTTTCCTTCGCGGAATTATGCCAGAGCGCAGTGGATGCTTTCGGCGAGCAGGAGGGCATAGCGCGCGCCGGACGGTGGCTCGCTTGTTGGGTCAACGAAGGCCTGGTTGTCGGCTTTCAGGAGCGACACGGCGCGTGA
- a CDS encoding DUF692 domain-containing protein codes for MSTNFAGFGLGLRKPHYAEFLEHRVAVDFLEVISENFMVDGGRPRQILRDIRMRYPVALHGVSMSIGSADGLDGAYLQRLRLLIDEIEPLLVSDHLSWTRSEGFSSHDLLPLPYTEEALDIVCANIDRAQDALGRTMLIENPSSYIAFTPADMTEWAFLDAMCARTGCDLLLDVNNVFVSASNHGFDPLAYLDGVPHARVRQIHLAGHSQGAELLIDTHDRAVPASVWDLYAHVLPRLGSVATMIERDDDIPPLADLLGELSVARRIAAGALADAA; via the coding sequence ATGAGCACTAACTTCGCCGGCTTCGGCCTTGGCCTGCGCAAGCCGCATTATGCCGAGTTCCTCGAACACCGCGTCGCGGTGGATTTCCTCGAGGTGATCTCCGAGAATTTCATGGTCGACGGCGGTCGCCCCCGCCAGATCCTGCGCGACATCCGCATGCGCTATCCGGTGGCGCTGCACGGCGTCTCGATGTCGATCGGCTCGGCCGACGGTCTCGACGGCGCGTATCTGCAGCGCCTCCGCCTGCTGATCGACGAGATCGAGCCGCTGCTCGTGTCCGACCATCTGAGCTGGACGCGGAGCGAGGGGTTCAGCTCGCACGACCTGCTGCCGCTGCCTTATACTGAGGAAGCGCTCGACATTGTCTGCGCCAATATCGACCGCGCGCAGGACGCGCTGGGCCGCACGATGCTGATCGAGAACCCGTCGAGCTATATCGCTTTCACACCCGCGGACATGACCGAATGGGCGTTTCTCGACGCGATGTGCGCGCGAACCGGCTGCGACTTGCTGCTCGACGTCAACAATGTGTTCGTCAGCGCGAGCAACCATGGCTTCGACCCGCTCGCCTATCTCGATGGCGTGCCGCACGCGCGGGTGCGCCAGATCCATCTCGCCGGCCACAGCCAGGGGGCGGAGCTGCTGATCGATACGCACGACCGCGCCGTGCCGGCGTCGGTCTGGGATCTCTACGCCCATGTCCTCCCGCGCCTCGGGTCCGTCGCCACGATGATCGAGCGTGACGATGACATCCCGCCGCTCGCCGACCTGCTGGGCGAATTGAGCGTCGCACGGCGGATCGCCGCGGGCGCTTTGGCAGACGCGGCATGA
- a CDS encoding DUF1109 domain-containing protein produces MKTDDLISRLVHDAGPVRRGAVGRRVLAGVGLGGLASVVLVIAWMGIRPDLATAMHGFPFWMKWGYTLSLSVAALALIVQLARPERRPLRALWLTAIPIVLLACVGLLELARTPPADWLAMWLGHSWRTCPTRVLGLAVPIFIGLLWSFRRLAPTRLRAAGAAAGLAAGAFAATVYCLHCPEVSAVFVLTWYSLGILLATLLGALLGPRLLRW; encoded by the coding sequence ATGAAGACGGACGATCTCATCTCCCGGCTGGTGCACGATGCCGGGCCGGTACGACGCGGCGCGGTAGGGCGCCGGGTTCTGGCAGGTGTGGGCCTGGGGGGGCTCGCATCCGTCGTTCTGGTGATCGCCTGGATGGGAATCCGCCCGGATCTCGCCACGGCAATGCACGGCTTTCCGTTCTGGATGAAGTGGGGCTACACGCTCTCGCTTTCCGTCGCGGCGCTGGCCCTGATCGTGCAGCTCGCCCGACCCGAACGCCGTCCGCTGCGGGCCCTTTGGCTGACGGCGATCCCCATCGTGCTGCTTGCGTGCGTCGGCCTGCTCGAGCTGGCGCGGACGCCGCCTGCCGACTGGCTGGCGATGTGGCTGGGACATAGCTGGAGGACATGTCCGACGCGTGTCCTCGGACTGGCTGTTCCGATTTTCATCGGTCTGCTCTGGTCCTTCCGCCGGCTTGCGCCGACGCGGCTACGCGCGGCCGGCGCGGCGGCGGGTCTCGCAGCAGGGGCGTTCGCCGCGACGGTCTATTGCCTCCACTGTCCGGAAGTATCGGCGGTCTTCGTGCTGACCTGGTATTCGCTCGGCATCCTGCTCGCGACATTGCTCGGGGCGTTACTCGGGCCGCGTCTCCTCCGCTGGTAA
- a CDS encoding sigma-70 family RNA polymerase sigma factor, which produces MRASEEVLRGLMADGLDGDAAAHATLLRLLVPLLRGFYRRRANGSDDDIEDLVQETLIAVHTRRSTYDRDRAFTAWLFAIARYKMIDHFRRAGRLRPIEGLEEMLVAEDFESGTLARLDVEQLLAELPLKQARMIRATRIEGLSVSEAAQADGIGESDVKVSVHRGLKALMVRIQGAAR; this is translated from the coding sequence ATGCGGGCGAGTGAGGAAGTCTTGCGCGGATTGATGGCGGATGGGCTCGACGGCGACGCCGCGGCCCATGCGACATTGCTGCGCCTGCTCGTTCCCCTGCTTCGGGGCTTCTATCGGCGGCGCGCGAACGGCTCCGACGACGACATCGAGGATCTGGTGCAGGAAACGTTGATCGCGGTGCACACGCGCCGCTCCACCTATGATCGGGATCGCGCCTTCACGGCATGGCTGTTCGCGATCGCACGCTACAAGATGATCGACCACTTCCGGCGAGCGGGCCGCCTGCGTCCGATCGAGGGGCTGGAAGAGATGCTGGTCGCGGAGGATTTCGAGAGCGGTACGCTCGCAAGACTGGATGTCGAACAACTCCTCGCCGAATTGCCGCTCAAGCAGGCCCGGATGATCCGTGCCACGCGGATCGAAGGACTCAGCGTTTCAGAGGCCGCGCAGGCTGACGGTATCGGCGAATCCGACGTAAAGGTGTCGGTGCACCGCGGGTTGAAAGCCCTGATGGTACGCATCCAGGGGGCCGCGCGATGA
- a CDS encoding DUF2282 domain-containing protein has protein sequence MRTTHATLAATLAIASAAALAAPASAQTKPAMEKCYGVSLAGKNDCAAGPGTSCAGTSKVNYQGNAWKLVKAGTCTTIKTPKGNGSLKPKA, from the coding sequence ATGCGTACTACCCATGCCACGCTTGCCGCCACTCTGGCGATCGCTTCGGCGGCCGCCCTCGCCGCTCCGGCATCCGCCCAGACCAAACCCGCGATGGAAAAATGCTACGGCGTGTCCCTCGCCGGCAAGAATGACTGTGCCGCCGGCCCGGGCACCAGCTGCGCGGGGACCTCGAAGGTCAACTATCAGGGCAATGCCTGGAAGCTGGTCAAGGCCGGTACCTGCACCACGATCAAGACGCCCAAGGGCAACGGCTCGCTGAAGCCCAAGGCCTGA
- a CDS encoding DoxX family protein: MTSLLALHDRLARHIAMLMPDALLLFVARLGIAGVFFLSGRTKVDGILHITDGTYELFQTEYALPLIPPGVAAVAATGAEHLFPILLVIGLMTRASAVALFVMTLVIQLFVYPDAWSTHLSWAAILLVLIARGGGAWSTDAALSKMAGEAIDRKARRA; encoded by the coding sequence ATGACTTCTCTTCTCGCACTCCATGACCGCCTTGCGCGGCATATCGCCATGCTGATGCCCGACGCGTTGCTGCTGTTCGTCGCACGGCTTGGTATCGCTGGCGTGTTCTTCCTGTCGGGCCGCACCAAGGTCGATGGCATCCTGCACATCACCGACGGCACCTATGAACTGTTTCAGACAGAATATGCGCTGCCGCTGATCCCGCCGGGCGTCGCAGCCGTCGCCGCGACAGGGGCCGAGCATCTGTTTCCGATCCTGCTGGTGATCGGCCTGATGACTCGCGCCTCGGCGGTGGCACTGTTCGTCATGACGCTGGTCATCCAGCTTTTCGTCTATCCCGACGCATGGTCGACGCATCTCAGCTGGGCGGCGATCCTGCTGGTGCTGATCGCTCGCGGCGGTGGCGCCTGGTCGACGGACGCGGCACTATCGAAGATGGCGGGGGAAGCGATCGATCGAAAGGCACGGCGCGCCTGA
- a CDS encoding alpha/beta fold hydrolase, whose product MTTSLTFLGFGSLATIKLTWLDRGFFMICHLLIRLKNWLPGVAAAATLLASFTPTAWAAPQASSNSTTTYHRMQIDGVGVFYREAGPKDAPTIVLLHGFPTSSRQYEALIPLLATRYHIIAPDYPGFGQSDAPEPSAFPYTFDHLAKVMDDLLVRLKISRYSLYIHDYGAPVGFRMMLAHPERLDALITQNGNAYREGLGKKWPGIAKFWADPKGHPEVLDTFLSFETTMQRHTAGTTHPERYNPDAWINEFAYLAKPGQRAIHSALLYDYRNNVAAYPQWQAWLRERQPPTLVVWGANDPSFIAAGGAAFKRDLPDAEIHLLDAGHFALDEKTDEIAHLILDFMARRSE is encoded by the coding sequence ATGACCACGTCTCTGACCTTTCTGGGTTTTGGATCGCTCGCAACGATAAAACTGACATGGCTCGATCGAGGATTTTTCATGATTTGCCACCTGCTTATTCGCCTGAAGAATTGGTTACCTGGCGTGGCGGCAGCTGCTACCTTGTTAGCCAGCTTCACACCAACGGCGTGGGCGGCTCCACAGGCGTCTTCCAATTCGACTACGACCTATCACAGGATGCAGATCGACGGCGTCGGGGTTTTCTATCGCGAAGCCGGACCGAAAGATGCGCCGACAATCGTCTTGCTGCATGGTTTTCCGACCTCGTCTCGCCAGTACGAAGCGCTGATCCCGCTGCTGGCCACCCGATACCACATCATCGCGCCGGATTACCCGGGCTTCGGACAAAGCGACGCACCCGAACCGTCCGCCTTCCCCTATACGTTCGATCATCTCGCGAAGGTGATGGATGACCTGCTGGTACGCCTCAAGATCAGCCGCTACAGCCTGTACATTCACGATTACGGCGCTCCAGTAGGTTTCCGGATGATGCTCGCACATCCAGAGCGATTGGACGCGCTAATAACGCAGAACGGCAATGCTTATCGAGAAGGCTTAGGCAAGAAATGGCCCGGCATTGCTAAATTTTGGGCTGATCCGAAAGGTCATCCGGAGGTCCTTGATACCTTCTTGTCTTTCGAGACCACGATGCAGCGTCATACAGCGGGCACAACGCATCCAGAGCGCTATAATCCGGACGCTTGGATAAACGAGTTTGCGTACCTTGCAAAACCAGGTCAACGCGCGATCCATTCGGCGTTGCTCTACGACTATCGGAACAATGTCGCGGCCTACCCGCAGTGGCAGGCCTGGCTTCGCGAACGTCAGCCGCCGACCCTGGTTGTATGGGGAGCCAATGACCCTTCCTTCATCGCCGCAGGGGGCGCGGCGTTTAAGAGAGATTTGCCTGACGCGGAAATTCACTTGCTCGATGCGGGCCACTTTGCGCTCGACGAGAAGACCGACGAAATTGCCCACCTAATCCTCGATTTTATGGCCCGGCGTTCGGAGTAA
- a CDS encoding Arm DNA-binding domain-containing protein, translated as MPLKDLEVKYTQRRQRPFKLSDGGGLHLLVQPSGSKLWRLKYRFDGKEKLLSFCKYPDVGLAAARQKREAAAHLAVSKWHF; from the coding sequence GTGCCGTTGAAGGACCTCGAGGTCAAATACACCCAGCGTCGGCAGCGGCCTTTCAAGCTATCCGACGGGGGCGGCCTGCACCTTCTCGTCCAGCCCAGCGGATCGAAGCTGTGGCGCCTGAAATACCGGTTCGACGGCAAGGAGAAGCTGCTCAGCTTCTGCAAATATCCCGATGTGGGCCTCGCTGCCGCGCGTCAGAAACGCGAGGCGGCCGCTCACTTGGCGGTGAGCAAATGGCACTTTTGA
- a CDS encoding zinc-dependent alcohol dehydrogenase family protein has protein sequence MTETMKAVVLTRFGGRDAFELRDVPVPPVGPRQLRVRVHASAVNPLDYQIRRGDYADLVTLPAIIGHDVSGLVEETGADVTEFAAGDEVYYTPRIFGGPGSYAERHVVDVDLVGRKPANLSHIEAASLTLVGGTVVEAFVTRARLALGETVLIHGGAGGVGTIAIQVAKAIGARVLTTARAADHEFVRSLGADDAIDHGAEDYVEPVTRLTGGRGVDVVFDTIGGDTLTRSPLVLADMGRVVSIVDIPQPQNLLEAWGRNAAYHFVFTRQNRGKLDLLTDLAERSLVRPVVGAILPLARMGEAHGLLEGRSAYALRGKVAIDVVGDTVSLPPRR, from the coding sequence ATGACCGAGACCATGAAGGCCGTCGTTTTAACTCGCTTTGGTGGGCGTGACGCATTCGAATTGCGCGACGTTCCCGTGCCGCCGGTCGGCCCGCGGCAGCTACGCGTCCGGGTGCATGCGTCGGCTGTCAATCCGCTCGACTATCAGATCCGTCGCGGCGACTATGCAGATCTGGTAACCTTGCCTGCAATCATCGGGCACGATGTCTCCGGCCTCGTCGAGGAAACGGGCGCAGACGTGACGGAGTTCGCCGCAGGCGACGAGGTCTATTACACGCCCCGGATCTTCGGGGGCCCCGGATCCTATGCGGAACGGCACGTCGTCGACGTCGATCTGGTGGGCCGCAAGCCCGCGAACCTTAGCCATATCGAGGCAGCCAGCCTGACGCTGGTCGGGGGCACCGTCGTGGAGGCATTCGTGACGCGCGCGCGTCTTGCCTTGGGCGAAACCGTCCTCATACACGGCGGTGCCGGCGGCGTAGGAACGATCGCGATCCAGGTCGCCAAGGCGATCGGCGCCCGCGTGCTGACCACCGCGCGTGCTGCGGATCACGAGTTCGTGCGGTCGCTCGGCGCCGACGACGCGATCGACCATGGCGCGGAGGATTATGTCGAACCCGTAACGCGGCTGACGGGCGGCCGGGGCGTCGACGTCGTGTTCGATACCATCGGCGGCGATACTCTGACGCGCAGTCCGCTGGTGCTCGCGGACATGGGACGTGTTGTCAGTATCGTCGACATCCCCCAGCCGCAGAATCTGCTTGAAGCATGGGGCCGGAACGCCGCGTATCACTTCGTCTTCACACGGCAGAACCGAGGCAAGCTCGACCTGCTCACCGACCTCGCGGAGCGCAGCCTCGTCCGGCCTGTCGTCGGTGCGATCCTGCCGCTGGCCCGGATGGGAGAAGCGCACGGGCTCCTGGAGGGCAGAAGCGCGTACGCGCTTCGCGGAAAGGTGGCGATAGACGTGGTGGGGGACACGGTTTCACTTCCGCCGCGCCGCTGA
- a CDS encoding zinc-binding dehydrogenase, producing MARKIEMRTTGTPAVLRVVETEVGLPGAGQVRLVQTAIGINYVDVMVRKGLYPMRLPATPGFEAAGEVDAVGPGVIGFAPGDRVAYFFVEGAYATASLVPAEALVRLPADISNEVAAIFLAKGLTAWMGLYALHPLKAGEVALVLGASGSVGSILSRWARSLGATVIGVAGSAGKLASVAAGADHAFVADDPALSDRIRALALAGVDVVYDFVGRATFPLAVACVRDGGVIATIGAASGQAPPAADQLRSRAVQLRGGGTPQYVRGETVVSATAQLWDAIRAGLFGDLPIARYPFDRIAVAHEDMEARRLAGLPVITV from the coding sequence ATGGCCAGGAAAATCGAGATGCGGACGACCGGCACGCCTGCCGTCCTGAGAGTGGTGGAGACGGAGGTCGGATTGCCCGGCGCCGGGCAGGTACGGCTGGTGCAAACAGCGATCGGCATCAACTATGTCGATGTCATGGTCCGGAAGGGCCTATACCCGATGCGGCTTCCCGCCACGCCGGGCTTCGAAGCGGCGGGTGAGGTCGACGCCGTCGGCCCTGGGGTGATCGGCTTTGCACCGGGAGACCGCGTCGCTTATTTCTTCGTCGAGGGAGCATACGCCACCGCTTCGCTCGTCCCCGCCGAGGCGCTGGTTCGCCTGCCGGCCGACATCTCTAACGAGGTGGCGGCGATCTTCCTTGCGAAGGGACTGACGGCCTGGATGGGATTGTACGCCCTGCACCCGTTGAAGGCGGGTGAGGTCGCCCTCGTGCTCGGGGCATCGGGTAGCGTCGGGTCGATCCTGTCGCGCTGGGCGAGGTCGCTTGGAGCAACGGTAATCGGCGTGGCAGGATCGGCCGGCAAACTGGCGTCGGTCGCGGCGGGCGCCGACCATGCATTCGTCGCCGACGATCCCGCGCTTTCCGACAGGATCCGCGCGCTCGCACTCGCCGGCGTCGACGTGGTCTACGACTTCGTCGGACGCGCGACCTTTCCGTTGGCGGTCGCTTGTGTGCGGGATGGCGGCGTGATCGCCACGATCGGCGCCGCGTCGGGACAGGCGCCTCCCGCGGCCGATCAGCTCCGCTCCCGCGCCGTCCAACTCCGGGGCGGCGGCACGCCGCAATATGTCCGGGGCGAAACCGTCGTCTCGGCTACTGCCCAGCTCTGGGACGCGATTCGAGCCGGCCTGTTCGGCGACCTCCCCATCGCCCGTTATCCGTTCGACCGGATTGCCGTGGCACACGAGGACATGGAGGCGCGGCGGCTCGCCGGCCTTCCAGTCATCACCGTCTGA
- a CDS encoding pirin family protein, producing the protein MLHRSIDRVTTIPPLGPGFDGERHKAALVVAPGDFHATDPFFLMADDHITLEGRFGEAHPHAGLETVTFMLNGTMEDTGGRLAEGDVEWMTAGSGIVHSEDAMVSTGMRLFQLWLILPEEQRNMPPRVQILQRAAMPVHVEPGVEATVYSGRLGDAAAPTKNAVPVTLADIRLEPGANFAPELPAAYNAFTVMIDGEAAAGAGGEPLSKSMVGWTGPAGGGSSTLALRAGAKGARILLYAGQPQNIEVVAQGPFIAGSRDELAGYYAAYRHGRFPHAGTMRPVALA; encoded by the coding sequence ATGCTTCACAGATCGATCGATCGCGTCACCACCATACCGCCGCTCGGACCCGGCTTCGATGGCGAACGGCACAAGGCGGCGCTGGTGGTGGCTCCGGGAGATTTCCACGCCACCGACCCGTTCTTCCTGATGGCGGACGATCACATCACGCTGGAAGGGCGCTTCGGCGAGGCGCATCCCCATGCCGGGCTGGAAACCGTAACCTTCATGCTGAACGGGACGATGGAGGACACCGGCGGCCGGCTGGCGGAAGGCGACGTCGAATGGATGACGGCGGGCAGCGGCATCGTCCATTCGGAGGATGCGATGGTGTCGACCGGTATGCGATTGTTCCAGCTGTGGCTGATCCTGCCTGAGGAACAGCGCAACATGCCGCCGCGGGTGCAAATCCTGCAGCGCGCGGCGATGCCGGTCCATGTCGAACCGGGGGTCGAGGCGACGGTCTACAGCGGCCGGCTGGGTGACGCGGCGGCGCCGACGAAGAATGCGGTGCCCGTCACGCTGGCGGACATCCGGCTGGAGCCGGGTGCTAACTTCGCGCCGGAACTGCCCGCCGCCTACAACGCCTTCACGGTGATGATCGATGGTGAGGCGGCGGCCGGTGCCGGTGGCGAACCGCTGTCGAAGAGCATGGTCGGCTGGACCGGTCCCGCCGGCGGCGGTTCCAGCACGCTTGCGCTACGAGCCGGCGCGAAAGGCGCCCGGATATTGCTGTACGCCGGACAGCCCCAGAACATTGAGGTCGTGGCGCAGGGGCCTTTCATCGCCGGCTCCCGCGACGAGTTGGCGGGATATTACGCCGCTTATCGCCACGGCAGGTTCCCGCACGCCGGCACGATGCGGCCGGTCGCCCTCGCATGA
- a CDS encoding LysR family transcriptional regulator, which translates to MPEPAPVDLLDVIAFVRVVETGSIANAATRLGIAKSIVSRRVSRLEGVLGAQLLTRTPRGTTLTDIGREYHERAAAGLSELESAREVVTKSTSEIFGQLRIQVPAAFGEFLLAPILAEFAARYPRIEFDVRFTDRQVDMIAEAYDLAIWPGAVPDSILITRKLAKVRWAMVASPAYLDARGRPARPADLADHDTILYALDPGRWRLQGPDGWEHVRINSRFCTDNGQMLLAAARASLGIVLVPMFMVEEPLARGEFEAVLPDFPHEGGDLQIFMPPARAGIARVRALVDFLYEKFDREI; encoded by the coding sequence ATGCCGGAACCCGCGCCGGTCGATCTGCTCGATGTCATCGCGTTCGTCCGCGTGGTGGAGACGGGGAGCATCGCCAATGCAGCGACGCGCCTGGGCATCGCCAAATCGATCGTCAGCCGCCGCGTGAGCCGCCTGGAGGGGGTGCTCGGTGCCCAGTTGCTGACGCGCACCCCGCGCGGCACGACGCTGACCGATATCGGCCGCGAGTATCACGAGCGGGCCGCCGCCGGCCTGTCGGAGCTGGAGTCGGCGCGCGAGGTCGTCACCAAGTCGACCAGCGAGATCTTCGGGCAGCTTCGCATCCAGGTGCCCGCCGCCTTCGGCGAGTTCCTGCTGGCACCGATCCTTGCCGAGTTCGCGGCGCGCTATCCGCGCATCGAGTTCGACGTCCGGTTCACCGATCGCCAGGTGGATATGATCGCGGAGGCCTATGATCTGGCGATCTGGCCGGGTGCCGTGCCGGACTCGATCCTCATCACGCGCAAACTGGCCAAGGTGCGATGGGCGATGGTGGCGAGCCCGGCCTATCTCGATGCGCGGGGGCGTCCCGCCCGGCCGGCGGACCTGGCCGACCACGATACCATCCTGTATGCGCTCGATCCCGGCCGCTGGCGACTACAGGGACCAGACGGCTGGGAGCACGTGCGGATAAACTCGCGCTTCTGCACCGACAACGGGCAGATGCTGCTGGCCGCGGCGCGCGCGAGTCTCGGCATCGTGCTCGTCCCCATGTTCATGGTTGAAGAGCCGCTGGCACGCGGCGAGTTCGAGGCGGTGCTGCCGGACTTCCCGCACGAGGGCGGCGATCTGCAGATTTTCATGCCGCCGGCACGCGCCGGTATCGCACGGGTGCGGGCACTCGTCGACTTTCTCTACGAGAAGTTCGACCGCGAAATCTGA
- a CDS encoding NAD(P)-dependent alcohol dehydrogenase, with the protein MNQPALASAAQQQATITHARAAVVEQKDGPFIMQDIALEAPRADEVLVRMVATGICATDSHVRQQLMPSPLPAILGHEGAGVVMRTGASVTHLKPGDHVVLSYHSCGQCKPCLSSHAAYCEKVWEANFAGARLDGTIGVERHGADDLHAHFFGQSSFATYALAHQRNTVKVPDDLPLEIMGPLGCGFQTGAGAILKAMKVPVGASVAVFGVGAVGLAAIMAAKVADAATVIAIDVNAERLELASELGATHIVNVSEEPDVTAAIRAISPRGVEFVLDTSGRAANLDAGIGALAPMGHFGFVAFNAHSGAFVDASRLTIGQTLQGIIQGDAISALMIPELIGLYRTGRFPFDRLITFYDFGDINRAFDDVVAGRVIKAVLRFDAAHA; encoded by the coding sequence ATGAACCAGCCAGCACTTGCCAGTGCCGCACAGCAACAAGCCACGATCACCCATGCCCGCGCGGCCGTGGTCGAGCAAAAGGATGGACCGTTCATCATGCAGGACATCGCTCTCGAAGCGCCGCGAGCCGACGAAGTTCTAGTTCGCATGGTCGCGACCGGCATCTGCGCAACCGACTCGCATGTCCGCCAACAACTGATGCCGTCGCCGTTGCCCGCCATTCTCGGTCACGAAGGCGCCGGCGTCGTCATGCGGACCGGCGCATCGGTCACCCATCTAAAGCCGGGCGACCATGTCGTGTTGTCCTATCATTCCTGCGGACAGTGCAAGCCGTGCCTGTCCTCTCATGCCGCCTATTGCGAGAAGGTCTGGGAGGCGAATTTTGCGGGGGCGCGGCTGGACGGCACCATCGGCGTCGAGCGACACGGCGCCGACGACCTCCACGCGCATTTCTTCGGACAGTCGTCCTTTGCGACCTATGCGCTGGCACACCAGCGCAACACCGTCAAAGTGCCGGATGATCTCCCGCTGGAGATTATGGGGCCGCTAGGCTGCGGCTTCCAGACGGGCGCGGGTGCGATCCTCAAGGCGATGAAGGTGCCAGTGGGCGCGAGCGTCGCCGTCTTCGGCGTCGGCGCGGTCGGCCTTGCCGCCATCATGGCGGCGAAGGTCGCGGATGCCGCAACCGTCATCGCGATCGACGTGAATGCCGAACGGCTCGAGCTCGCAAGCGAACTCGGCGCGACACACATCGTGAACGTCTCCGAAGAGCCGGATGTGACGGCCGCGATCCGCGCGATCTCGCCACGCGGGGTCGAATTCGTCCTCGACACCAGCGGGCGCGCCGCCAACCTCGATGCCGGTATCGGCGCGCTGGCGCCGATGGGGCATTTCGGCTTCGTCGCCTTCAACGCGCATTCGGGCGCGTTCGTCGACGCATCGCGCCTGACCATCGGGCAGACGCTGCAGGGCATCATCCAGGGCGACGCAATTTCCGCACTGATGATCCCCGAGCTGATCGGCCTCTATCGCACCGGTCGCTTCCCGTTCGACCGCCTCATCACCTTCTACGACTTCGGGGACATCAACCGGGCATTCGACGACGTAGTCGCCGGCCGCGTCATCAAGGCGGTGCTGCGGTTCGACGCCGCGCACGCCTGA